One segment of Solanum lycopersicum chromosome 1, SLM_r2.1 DNA contains the following:
- the LOC101265578 gene encoding TMV resistance protein N → MASSSSFASNSQYSPQWKYDVFVSFRGEDTRKNFTSHLYQGLENRGILTFVDDKRLEDGDSISEELVKAIEESQVAVMVFSKNYATSRWCLNELVKIMECKEKEIGHIVIPVFYYVDPSHVRYQSESFAEAFAKHESRYKDDVEGMQKVQGWRNALAAAANLKGYDIRDWIESDFIQHIVDQISSKSCKTSVYYLRNVVGIDTHLGNVKSLLEMEINDVRIVGIWGMGGVGKTTIARAIFDTNSNRFDAACFLADIKENKCGMHSMQNILLSELLRIKGNHVNNKEDGKHMIAHRLRFKKILVVLDDIDHSDHLDNLAGDLDWFGKGSRIIVTTRDRHLLGKDDAVYEGTALLDDDAIKLFHQYAFKEEVPDESFEKLSLEVIDHAKGLPKALKVWGSFLHKRDIIEWRSAIEQMKIKSKSEIVDKLKISYDRLETVQQDIFLDIACFLRGFEKKYVMKILESCYSGANIELSVLIDKSLVLIDCDWIQMHDLIQDMGKYIVNMQKDPGERSRLWDVKDLKEVLVNNTGTVAVEVIWSIYIKKLWLSKETLKNMKRLRILISQDVSHEWLQEYPSESDSEDVSHDSSCHDGFIEYLPNNLRWFSWYLYPWKSLPENFELQRLVHLELRFSLLHKLWTKRKILLPSLRRLDLRYSTSLMETPDFTGMPNLEYLNLSACVSLKEVHHSLGCSRKLISLKLYHCVNLERFPCLNVESLQKLCLIDCFSLEKFPEILGRPKPTLDISVGGYEIRRGWPTVLN, encoded by the exons ATggcatcatcttcttcttttgcgAGTAATTCACAGTACTCTCCTCAATGGAAGTACGATGTCTTTGTAAGTTTTAGAGGAGAAGATACTCGGAAAAATTTTACGAGTCACTTGTACCAAGGTTTGGAAAATAGGGGAATATTAACCTTTGTAGATGATAAAAGGCTAGAGGATGGAGATTCCATCTCAGAAGAACTTGTGAAAGCTATAGAAGAGTCTCAAGTTGCAGTAATGGTTTTCTCAAAGAATTATGCTACGTCAAGGTGGTGCTTGAATGAACTAGTGAAGATTATGGAATGCAAGGAGAAAGAAATTGGACACATAGTCATACCGGTCTTCTATTATGTGGATCCATCACATGTTCGATACCAAAGTGAGAGCTTTGCAGAAGCATTTGCCAAACACGAATCGAGGTATAAGGATGATGTTGAGGGGATGCAGAAGGTGCAAGGATGGAGGAATGCCCTTGCTGCTGCCGCAAATCTAAAAGGATATGATATCCGTGATTG gATTGAATCAGACTTCATTCAGCATATTGTTGACCAAATTTCGTCCAAATCATGCAAGACTTCAGTATATTATTTGCGAAATGTTGTGGGAATagatactcatttgggaaacgtAAAATCCCTACTAGAAATGGAGATCAATGATGTTCGGATTGTGGGGATCTGGGGAATGGGCGGAGTTGGTAAAACGACAATAGCAAGGGCTATTTTTGATACAAACTCAAACCGTTTTGATGCTGCTTGTTTTCTTGCGGATATTAAGGAAAACAAGTGTGGAATGCATTCTATGCAAAATATCCTTCTCTCAGAACTGTTGAGGATAAAAGGTAACCACGTGAATAATAAGGAAGACGGAAAGCACATGATAGCTCATAGACTTCGGtttaagaaaattttagttGTGCTTGATGACATAGATCACAGTGACCATTTGGATAACCTAGCTGGAGATCTTGATTGGTTTGGCAAAGGCAGTAGGATTATTGTAACAACCAGAGACAGACATTTGCTGGGAAAGGATGATGCAGTATATGAAGGGACTGCACTACTTGACGATGATGCTATTAAATTGTTCCATCAATATGCTTTTAAAGAAGAAGTTCCAGATGAATCTTTTGAGAAGCTCTCATTGGAGGTCATTGATCATGCTAAAGGCCTTCCTAAAGCACTAAAAGTGTGGGGTTCTTTCTTACATAAGAGGGACATAATTGAGTGGAGAAGTGCAATAGAGCAAATGAAAATTAAATCCAAGTCAGAAATTGTTGACAAGCTTAAAATTAGCTACGATAGACTGGAGACTGTACAACAAGACATATTTCTAGATATAGCATGCTTCTTACGagggtttgaaaaaaaatatgtcatgAAAATTCTTGAGAGTTGTTATTCTGGAGCAAATATTGAATTGAGTGTCCTAATTGACAAATCTCTTGTGCTCATCGACTGTGATTGGATTCAGATGCATGACTTAATACAAGATATGGGTAAATATATAGTGAATATGCAAAAGGATCCAGGTGAACGTAGCAGACTATGGGACGTTAAAGATTTGAAAGAAGTGTTGGTCAACAATACA GGGACAGTGGCAGTGGAAGTAATCTGgtcaatttatattaaaaaactatGGTTAAGCAAAGAGACactgaaaaatatgaaaagactTAGGATATTAATAAGTCAAGATGTAAGTCATGAATGGCTCCAAGAGTACCCCTCCGAGAGTGATTCAGAAGACGTTTCCCATGATTCCAGTTGCCATGATGGCTTCATTGAGTACCTGCCCAACAATTTGCGTTGGTTTAGCTGGTATCTCTATCCTTGGAAGTCATTGCCAGAAAATTTTGAACTGCAAAGGCTTGTTCATCTTGAACTCCGGTTTAGTTTGTTGCATAAATTATGGACGAAAAGAAAG ATACTTTTGCCGTCTCTACGAAGGCTAGATCTCCGGTACTCTACAAGCTTGATGGAAACACCAGATTTTACTGGGATGCCAAATTTggaatatttgaatttgagtgCATGTGTGAGTCTTAAAGAGGTTCACCATTCCTTGGGATGTTCCAGAAAACTCATCTCTTTAAAGTTGTACCATTGTGTAAACCTTGAGAGGTTTCCATGTTTAAACGTGGAATCTCTTCAAAAACTATGTCTAATAGATTGCTTCAGTTTAGAGAAATTTCCAGAAATCCTTGGAAGACCGAAGCCGACACTAGACATTTCTGTTGGAGGCTACGAGATAAGGAGGGGTTGGCCTACAGTGCTAAATTAA